Part of the Plasmodium malariae genome assembly, chromosome: 9 genome is shown below.
ATCTACGTTTTGGAAAAAAGGggcaaaattttttacatccAAATCCATTGTGAGCAAATTAGAAGagcaaaaattatacatagaTGAGAAAGATATAAAACGACTAAGTGACaataaattaacatataaCGAATACAAggatttattatataatgtaaaaattctGAGCAGGACGGATAACAACTTAGACGCAAAACTGATAAATAGAGAACATTATGCTATTTCGATTGTAtggaaatttattaatacagAAATATGTGTAAATGGACAGGACATAAAATTTGAAgacatatatgaaaaattaaaaagtcaTAAGAATGATGTAcaatatttatctttattaaaaaaagaagatgtacataatttattcaatgcaataataatattccaTAGGTTAGTTGAAGCCATTGATGAAGgtacatttaataaatacaaaagttATAGGATAACAAATGTACTGTTTGAAGAGTTAATAATTAGAGGAATATACATATCAGGTGATTCCTTACTAACAAAGGAATATATTGAAACTATATGTAACTATGATATGTggaaaaaagatattaaacAAGTAAAAGTTAGTAATATGTTAATAAGATCCTTAGTACCAACAAAATACGTTACATACTATTCTTCTGcttcaatttttaaaatacttcGTTTTATCCGAAATTCAAGGATTAACACTTATTTAGTAAATGCTTTGTCTTATATCATATATCGTATACTAAAGttaggaaaaacaaaaaaggatATGTTTAATACAATTACGTCTGAAGGAATTTTTCGTGGTAGTTTGGACGctattaaactttttttaataaaatttaatatatcattagaTACATTAATTACTTGGTTCACTACTCTTCTAACAAGCATGCATAATGTTATCGAAAATAGTATCATTGAGGATATATTAGAAAGTATCGATTATAGAAGAAtcttttctaatttattttttttactacatAATATTGTAGAAGAATGTTACTTTAAAGCTATACTAGATTTTTTGCTTGGATATCCATTTATTGTTGAATTTGTAAATGATCATGAGGAGAAAGTAACtgaaattcttttaaattttaaaaaattgtttctGCTTAATTTTGGtacttatattaatttttttctacatttatatgataGCATCGAGAGCAAATTTTTAACCTATATCAAATATTACGTTacgaaaattttaaataatttattatccTATTCATCTGAAATTATTGAAAAGATAATGCAAATCGAAATACAGAGAATAAGTTTACTTGAATTCATCTCATTCAACGATGAAGAAAATATGGCATTAATGTATGAAAATATCATAGCAATTGTACAATATGAAGACTTTATGAATAGACTTAGAGAAACTACTGTTAATAAACATaaggaatatttttctaatcaGAAAAAAGTACAAGTATCCAATTCAGAATTAATCCACAgcatgtataataaaatgaaagaacATTATCAACTGGAGGAGCCACTTATAAAAAACCAGGATATTCAAGGAGGTGAAAGGGATACACGCAATGCAGCGGTATCATcgtttttacaaaaaaaaatgttataccAGTTGAAAAATAGACAATTAGAAAATAggcaattaaaaaatttgcaacTGAAAAATTGTAGGGGTAGATACAAATGGCATGACACTAATATTTGTCAAGGTGAAAATTTGGACAAGCGAAAGTATTTTAGTGCATCTAACAAACAGAAGAACATACAACCCATTTTTGATAACATCAGgcataataaacaaaaattggTTAATATGCAACATAATTGTAACACAAAATTTGGAAACATGGATAGTAACATggttaaaaatatgttcagCATCCACAGGATTAATTCGATGGGGATGGCATACCAAAAAGTGAACGGGCGCCCAGCTCGGAAGAATCAAAATCATAACTGTAATAATTTGGCTAATAATGTGAGGAATAATTATACAAGTAATGGCAGCGTAAGAAGTGGCAGTATATGCAGTGGTAATGGCTGCAGCGAAAAGGCCGCTAGGTATTGCAACGTTCTAAGTAATCATATTAAGCACATGAACCTTACGAATACGCCCAAGAATATATTTCCCGTTTTAAGGAATAGTTATGATGATGACCATTTGGACTCGTCATTCCTAGAAAATAGAAGTATCAACGAGAATAGTAATTATTATCTTACTGAATCATATAACTATAGAACGTTGAGTTGTTTAGAAAAAATGTTCATACACATTTTTGACGCTAATGTAAATTCTttggaaaataaaacaaaaacatgCAGTTCGTTGTATACTCACAATTGGACAAAGAAAGTATATAAAGTTtctttagaaaaattaaatgataaagaaagatctatatatgattatacgcatgatttatttttatacataaaagttAATGACATAAAATGTGAGTTGCACTTTAAACTTAATGTTCCTGTACAAAAGAAATACATTTTGAGTagtaagaaatataaaaatgcaatatcagatttcaatatatttagaGAAAATAATCAGTTAtgctttataattattaatagcaACAAACGTCtggataaaaatatacacgtCTGTTACACTGCTGAGTTAGTCCCATTTTATAGAACTAATGATCTTACCAGTTACTTAAACAAATCCTTCAGAGATGTTGACAATAtcaataatagaaaaattcaGAAAGAAAATGAATTGGTTCACGAAAAGAATATGGAAAATATCGATAATATGCGCATATACCCTTTTAACATAATTGATGGTAGTGGTAGTAGCGCTAATAATGATAGTAATGATACCACtgcatacaaaaataattcacTCGCCTTAAGGAGCGAAAAAGATtcagaaatgaaaaatgaaagcaTTTCTACTTTGCAAGAGgagaattacaaaaaaaatggaaaagaacTCGTCAATAGGAGAAATTACTCCAAGTTAGCCTATGCAAAATCAAATAATCTCAGAAGTGGTACACTCAAAAATGtgaatgataataaaaaaaagaaattgaaaaacccatttaaaaaaattaaaaaaggaataaataaaataaaatataaaataaaagaaagacGAAAAAgtgcagaaaaaaaagataatttaaataataacatagaAAAAATTCAAGATGccctaaaatatataacaaataaaaaggtGATTAATCATTTACTAGAATTTGAATATTTCCATTCCGGCAAATGGTCTACTACTACTTTTAGTCTTACCATTGATACTATGAAAGGGACTAATGAAAATATCAAATTAATATTAGAGCTAGGagattataatataaaaacatattacgAAGTAGACTTAAACGGAATCAATAATATTCCATCTTTACAAAAATTAGAcgcttttattaaaaaaagtaatatcaGAAATGGCATATCACAAAGGTTGAAGAAGTACACTAAATTAAACATGATTTTAAAATACCTATTCAAATTTAACCATGAAATTAAACATGTTTCCTATGTAAAATGGGTTAAGCAGGTACCTATGAAGAACGACTATGAACAGATGGGAAAAATGGATAGTATCACAATGCAAAGAGATGATCAAAGGCAAAAAATGACACAGGAGAAAAGTGGTAACTTAGATAGTGGTGCAGAAGAACAAATGATGAATAAAGATAACAAAGACAAAAAGGAGAAGCACACAATCGAGgagtatttaaaatttacttGGTATAAAGAGCACAATAAAAGACGCGAAGAAGCCATTATATCAGTAAGATCCATCAATCCGTTTAATCTAAAAAATCATAATAGTGAAATTTTGTGTGAAGTGAATGGTGATATTACagatatttttacaatatttgaAACATACAGTAGTAGGAAAAAGGCTAGCTCTAGGAAAGAAACAGATTTGGCTAATGGTGATAAGGAAGAGAAAGAAGAGGACAAAGGAGATCAGATAAGTGAGAAGAAGGAAGAAGAAAAGATAGAGGTAAAAGGTGTTGATGCTACTAATCCAAGTGCGACTCATGAAATACGTGGAATGCGCATGAAATCGACTAACATAAATGGTAGAAACAGTAAATACTTTTCGGACTATGCAAAATACTTTAGTAAGATTTATTCCCTAACTGAGgaggaaaattattttataaaaactaGAATGGACAAAACTTGCGCGTTACTGAAATATAGACTTATTTTGCTAtctgttataataattaaaagcAATAACTTGAGTAACCTAAAAAAGATGAATAGCCTTAGTAATGAATTATTAACGAATAGATACAAATTTTACAAACATATTGAATATCatcaaaataaattgtttAGGAAAAGACATGTATACGTTGAAAACaaacattatataattaaaaagaaattagaGTGTTTGATAGGATTAGAATTCTACAAAAGTTTAAAGAATTCTctagaaagaaagaaaattctaaataattttttggagGATTTAGCTGTAGAAATTTCTAGTATTAACaaacatttttacaaatattattacacAGATAATACTAACATCCATTCTTCCAACTTTTATttagataatttaaaaaatattaaatccCTATGTCCAATTATTTAtgagttaaaaaataaggagaAATTTAACTTCTCCAATACGTCCAAAGTAGACAGTTCAGTAAAAATACCAACCACTACTGacgcagaaaaaaaaataaaaaaatgtgaaaaaaagGTAGGATTTTACGGAAGTACTATATCGTTTTTTGGAAAGGTAATAGATGAATCAATAGGGAAAACAAGgattaaaaatatagctATGTTTTCATATCAATGTGAGAAATCTATATTCAATGGAAAGAATTTGAGTGAACTAGATGACTACTATAAAAACttttgcataaatatattcgaTAAAGAAATTGAAGAACTTGATGAACCTTTCAAACCAAACACTGAATGGATTAATATGTTGTATAACACTTTTTCatcaaataaaaatcatAACAATTATGGGGGAAATAATTATAGTGAAATAAAATGCTTTGGTTTTGCAGATAGAGATGAATTAAAGGCATATGAGAAAAAGAAAGGcgcaaaatgtaaaattactATCTTAAATAGAACACTTAATGTGTTACAGCAATttatagataaatattacaAGTTAAAAGAGGATGGAATAAGTAATGgaaatgcatataatatctatgctctatttaaaaatatatatattgtcaTGATATACAAACTAATGTTTGAAACGAGAGCATTCAAACCTTTACGTATTCAACAGAAATTAAATTTGGtaggaaataaatatacaaaattattatataaaaaagaaaattattcaaaatatttaagttatATGTTAGATAAAATTAGCACcttatatttagaaatagAATTTCTCTATAGAGATcatgtatttttaagaaatatttctttCCCTAGTGATGCAGTCGAGATTCTTATGTTTCTTCATAAGCCATTTAGTGATGATGCATATGGGTATAAATTATCTGCTGACCCAAATAAAGCTATTAATGAAGGAGAACAGAACACTAGAGTATATGCCTTCTTTGTTCTAAATTTATTAGGATATTATCCTGAAATACAAAAAGTATTACTAGAAGCTTCACAAAATGtggaatttatttataaactaTTAGATATAGATGTAATcgagatgaaaaaaattttagaatcTAAGGAAGAAGCATCATCAGAAAATGGTGGTTCTTCCAATActcaaaaaaatgaacaaaaacaGAAAGACAGTTCTGAAAAAAATCAAACAGGAATTGCAGATAAAATCACAAAACCATTTGGAACTATTTACAATTATCTATTCTCTAGGGGGGAAGATGAGGGAGATTATAATAGTTCTTCTGTGTATGCCACTGAATCAATggaaaaaagcaaaatgaatgatataaaatacgAAATTAATGATTTCAAATGGATGGAAAAGGAACAAATATATAGCATTAAAAAGTTAATAGTACAACATGAGTTAGTagattattttgtaaaaggaataaaattaatgaactTACAAAGTTATCtcaatgataataattatctAGTGGCATATAAAAAAGCTCTTAATGaagaattgaaaaaaaaagattttcaTCATCATTTTATTAAGACTACACctccttttaattttgacACATATAAAGTtcatcatttattattatttgcttTTTATTATGGTTTCTCTGATATAATAAGAACGAGAAGACAGTATGTAAATTTAGAGACAACCATTAACCGAACTATTGATAACAACAAAtctatttatgtttatagaACCAAGTCATACAACACTTTCAATTTAGATCCTGAGAAAAGAGGAACGTTAAATAAGGAACATGAGGAAATAGCCAAACTTGTGTATAAGTACGCCATACAATACAGATTTTATCATAAGGATGATATCAACAACAATGGTGGTAATAATGATAGTGGTAGTGATGACACTAATGATTCTACTAACAACCGCAGTAACGTCTTTTTCAAATTCAAcaagaagcaaaaaaatgaactgATCAGCATGTTAAagagcaaaaataaaaaagcctATACACCACGTGACTTAGatgaaattatttcatttatccAAATTATGgttgaaaattatattttcatattaaataattaccCTTCGAATTTTAGTCTGAGTAAACGTTCCTCTTTTTACGATAATTTCAtcaaaaatgtaaaacaattttttttctcatttaacaaaaaaaataatttaatatatataataaatcaaaaagaTATCAACTATAATATGCAGgcaataaaacaaattagtGATAAATCAACTGCAATTAATCTTATAAAATCCATTATagatttcatattatttgcTGCCACGAGGTCTTATAATGTAGACTATGCCATCAAAAATGTAATAAGTATTAACAACAATGATGACATTTCTTTAAAGAATATACCAAAGAAATCCTGTTCTACTTCTAATTGCAGAAATAGGAAATTCAAAGAgggatatatatttttagaagGTCCTCTTACCATGTACAACTATAATAAGAAGTCTCGTAAAAGGACTGAGAATTATTCTAAAATGAATCCAAGTATGGAGAAGGTACATTACTACCATTCACTTGGGTATAATCCCTTCGGTGCACATGATTCAGTAAATACCAAAAGAATTGGTACTGTTAGTAGAAGAACGAATAATCACTGCAAAtgttacaataaatatatcccCGTTGAACTCTGGGGTTACAAAAATGTAGACACAAGAAGGTGTCGGAAATTTGTGCCATTGTTAAAGGGGGGGAAAATGAGTAGGTATACATACCCATTAGGAATAAACacagaaagaaaaaagagaaatatggtaatatgtaaaaataggGTAAACACATTCAAGAATATAGATTGGTATAATTCATCGAACACAATTtcggataaaaaaaaaggagggaCAGTTGAGGTACGAAAAAGTTGTAGcgaaaaatgtaataaaccGAATTGGAGCAAAAGAGGAAATTATGACAGTCCTGCTTTTTATCAaataagaaatgaaaaagatatGCTTAGCAATCATAGTATAATAAACAAAGGAAACCTTTCCATTAGTTTTATTCCAGAAGATGCAGGAAAGCCTAACTACATAAGAAATGGTACACTAAGGAATAgagttaataataataatattattaaaggaGAGGAAGAAGGTGCTCCTATGTCATCAGAGATTACTATCAAAGAAACTACAAATCCCATcgagataataaaaaatgtaccatacaattttattgaaaatgaacataaaaataatatacaatcTTCTGATATGCTTAGCAACTTTTTAGGTACTCAGATGagtaatttatattcaaaattaaaaggagGAGTCTTTTCATTTACTTTTGTACATGggtttgatttttttttaagaaatagtcttttcttttatcgtAGACATAtgatttcaaaatatataacgtaTTATACTAAAATGAATGTGATTCAAAGTTTAGATATGTTATTCTTAATTGTACGAAATGTTGAGTTGAACACCTCTTTAACGAATACGGATTCAATGAAGCATAGCTTATTTGATATATGCTTATGTAATATGCAGAATTTATCTGtttctttaaaaaacatattaaatgttattgatgaagaaaaattagaaaaactTCTGTCTAATATAATTGCTGTAATACATATGAGATATACTGGAAATGCTCGATTTATAGAAGACcttgttaataatataaatgaagcattatcaaaaaatattaccctaaaaaaattatttggaaattttatatcatatcTTACTATTTCATCTATACAAACAGTTGAACTATATTTTCATTCtagatacaaaaaaaagttacTCTCGATAATTATAACATTCCTCAATAAAATATCAGCAACggtttcaaatatttttggaGAACCCTTCTTTCAATCATATGTTTGCACACACTTGATCAAAATTGGGGAATCTTTCATACAAGAATTTAATGCTGAAAATACAGTCTATCGCTTCTTTATGGACATAGgggaaataaattttattgatATTATTGTTTCTTATGCTTACAACTACTTACCGAAGGCTGTTCGCGATTTTACAGAGAAGTGAAATGGGTCTTAAACATAGGAAGGTACCTTTTGTTAGGGAGATAGAGCAAAAGATACCAGAGATAGCAGTGACCTCGCGTCAAAGAGAAACAAAATAggaaaattaataaacaaaaacaagGAAAGAATACATATAAGGGGGGTggatacatttaaaattttcataaatggTGTTTTCATTTCAAGAGTcttgaataaaatttttttttttttttttttttttcttttttctttttttccattataaattaaaatttattttaacatagCTATAGTAATGGATACAGTTTAATGCACACATTAAATTAtaagtttatat
Proteins encoded:
- the PmUG01_09022400 gene encoding conserved Plasmodium protein, unknown function; amino-acid sequence: MFVQKYSYGGFLNLHKMLSNSNINIIQEIKINNNISNVINKLREFRKYNDNIYEKFINSCSSFVKKLYIETFLDIDKSLAELNELLIKEVKYLLLTNSDAISEASKLNEENFKKNLVDKLYEEFLQQEKSEKDENNLLYFNKINMAQKLRKFLNLYSIGDPEAHEIILSLIQIDTSKITIDHKSILTNFDYILNSPNPYILLKNFVKGDEDIINDSFLKTYWICVKNLHLFFKSYNSHVLTVLGEKFKNDIFTYIDDVICHKKEKVIYNDEASYFLNIYNFFDSFLALLISKVHNSKVTILNENGILISIRINTLSDKLIQLVSTKYYSGTLIPHRLFDDLTYLLVHEELSILKALHNFEVTPIHVINDSSTFFQYKHSPATETIKIASITSQENEEVTKLIKNELEQNSTGQKKEDVKHYKTIADIITKYNGNNPLTQNNIYLLLHDIITGNLTNLSLLFSLEIINYLDEHCEDIDLRKENLRENMQEKEKGDKEKNNEYYNDLGLHLYYSDRLDIQNDDVNNSSTQNLLTNYIHDNPKLKKLYDSIMHSTEYSDSDSNNSELKESKTITEKMHLSKIRSDHSSDHESINLLQNEKKDISSDESHVSKNNDLTLSTYNKSNETFLENLSGPSTNMPTAGSRMRLSKSMSNLSTILKKEKGTSEWENGTNSEGKYKNLSKSMPNLSYIHDKKPFSEWINKNLKENNVDESSNNSNSTSTELLDYTTEDSASSSSTEHLYKGSKEEFLEDNDYSTARDTSLMPNSTSAMVDDPSFTDNQMSDEKHNKYINNSGSSYKQMEGADNTIDDQMNEFHIFRVRNMSNLKVENNNMHKEEEKYEKNMREIMNSAFYLRNICNEKKKIMEIEKLKSIKELKFDLLGTKYSILNKNLLFLNDSNLKNIFESIFFDSNQMKNSIIRIMSTYEIGNLENILDVNISDLNSHFYNLPNVFYNKKKILSLFSLNTSQDVINKIETKLYSVFTIVWVHYTNYLRKILDIFSTKELNVLSAMYYTFINTNKDDHHLNLLNNFGFTDVFLMYTLLISLKRNIYYINQNKSFDIQNDSLLKIQPLQIAHGDNGFYYIFENDFATKILNKNLDNKNKINAGFGLNFYSVKEIDKSIFNHNGDMVSELEEAKMSLPKKNLLTMIGSTEHASVSYNINNKTVTEKYSFLPIYRNENGIIINDVPALITAIICGQLNTLTNINDCIKKEDVFSPFSEKINSIIYNFYNNSTSFKSITFMSNKKAYQNVFSNFYDNEKILLRALILHLEEMSRNAEALSKENEIRYHFSFVYNLIKRQVLKKGVPNHTIAVHLYALEEIIFKYKLYSEKVASTLILLSNKYAENEQFMEVLDIISLIFYRMKVEKMKQSVNQGTPEVHSEILVLDLIDVTNIMAFFNKVLNKIIKIEELEELIDNENIIISHIDEIMVVVRKIFESFDNYFYDIIEDDIRNIIIDTLLKKMKLLLIYYKNFIDDDSKKLSSLLVNNIKNKKSFLMFEGPITYNFPIDISYGKVKNFEKIFFLDLIQYSYSDYTSSHLKYTPDDKDEQSSNMSQLIERVKKVILLYHAFDIPQEYNEKLFQHIFDFAQEESVNKSLVRKSELWGRNVPTDTYAKLCVVNLQRLIRYYFESSRIKHLVDFMLNYDEVKVEIKRPIMEEKRTSSLYSCLKEQWLYKKNFQNMKSYLSNVKMRFSLNVQDIKTCVRKNEGYPHLNTLTNVMLNLLAYELDNIFQTKDKFNSIFLLMGVKRNDMSIKLLYKINNVLNIKQKVAIFYYSKNALLYLTEILSHHFKQKIIYLSENAEGEFSVYSFNPEKSDNDSKIIILKDDHTLKVFDQNNSLFKYEMHHVKDACFLHMYYDEVVNIKEYLESLEGKYAENPRISLEEIHGILRAYNYEMSYTNIQQAILVLLEHKDISSLKKVDLLNLIDLDIVKHRNMRVKNSYLHLLYLEVNSLFAFGYYNNLDNLLNDLFLCDKGLLEWFNESLFHRRKSDEVNNYNKLPLFVTSLRYMIKKLENITSNKLLVKEDYDKVMELFKTKTQEIVKFDFEEVIPLFLKKKKKKKLNYDNTMLSNKVEEFKIDEKIKDKILKEIEEYKFSVSSKDRKPYYLISLIGLGHSYIQKFNKLQLGFHSSMSASSLIKLHKMYNLFLVNELADVMDILISTILKVYRNFFYKNKESIKSQQIKLSKKKRKEFCELILSMHNVHNDLLNCKNAKEEKDDTDVEKNNVESFTLYEDYLNYLYKNVYDFFYSVLNCLDDKSCFLEKEEHIKDVIRRFLKDNPFNEKMVWLIPFISKHFRSSLSILYIKDNDIRLYKYQEDSSIKFSIQILVQDENMFLILPTYFIHLNILNIITNTIIKSEGDISYNIKTLAPLYFNIPNCPLVIDESIKNRAKSNEYYSTYVAIIEEKVSLFLSKKIHIYSLLISIREDILNFKYVIYYEKFVKFLDIMDTFISILNSKIHLNVDITFEDILNSPNSIVENSINNIFSFIENDDYSIFGTEIIRICSNAMKNHSHRKHEAGTFLRLLDFLLKTIKVEIETQNKLLDNLSKVNEINMVKKKTYIQKLKSLESLIICEHVKIISNIMKYVEINLDNIINHIAYKSEKKHIEHEFINKVQIIHDCCLKYDFNELGATELTRKFFNELEKRNIKISDYSKVLQKLSDEEIDYEEWYSIACKIQVDYFKKNELFYIQHLNESTFWKKGAKFFTSKSIVSKLEEQKLYIDEKDIKRLSDNKLTYNEYKDLLYNVKILSRTDNNLDAKLINREHYAISIVWKFINTEICVNGQDIKFEDIYEKLKSHKNDVQYLSLLKKEDVHNLFNAIIIFHRLVEAIDEGTFNKYKSYRITNVLFEELIIRGIYISGDSLLTKEYIETICNYDMWKKDIKQVKVSNMLIRSLVPTKYVTYYSSASIFKILRFIRNSRINTYLVNALSYIIYRILKLGKTKKDMFNTITSEGIFRGSLDAIKLFLIKFNISLDTLITWFTTLLTSMHNVIENSIIEDILESIDYRRIFSNLFFLLHNIVEECYFKAILDFLLGYPFIVEFVNDHEEKVTEILLNFKKLFLLNFGTYINFFLHLYDSIESKFLTYIKYYVTKILNNLLSYSSEIIEKIMQIEIQRISLLEFISFNDEENMALMYENIIAIVQYEDFMNRLRETTVNKHKEYFSNQKKVQVSNSELIHSMYNKMKEHYQLEEPLIKNQDIQGGERDTRNAAVSSFLQKKMLYQLKNRQLENRQLKNLQLKNCRGRYKWHDTNICQGENLDKRKYFSASNKQKNIQPIFDNIRHNKQKLVNMQHNCNTKFGNMDSNMVKNMFSIHRINSMGMAYQKVNGRPARKNQNHNCNNLANNVRNNYTSNGSVRSGSICSGNGCSEKAARYCNVLSNHIKHMNLTNTPKNIFPVLRNSYDDDHLDSSFLENRSINENSNYYLTESYNYRTLSCLEKMFIHIFDANVNSLENKTKTCSSLYTHNWTKKVYKVSLEKLNDKERSIYDYTHDLFLYIKVNDIKCELHFKLNVPVQKKYILSSKKYKNAISDFNIFRENNQLCFIIINSNKRLDKNIHVCYTAELVPFYRTNDLTSYLNKSFRDVDNINNRKIQKENELVHEKNMENIDNMRIYPFNIIDGSGSSANNDSNDTTAYKNNSLALRSEKDSEMKNESISTLQEENYKKNGKELVNRRNYSKLAYAKSNNLRSGTLKNVNDNKKKKLKNPFKKIKKGINKIKYKIKERRKSAEKKDNLNNNIEKIQDALKYITNKKVINHLLEFEYFHSGKWSTTTFSLTIDTMKGTNENIKLILELGDYNIKTYYEVDLNGINNIPSLQKLDAFIKKSNIRNGISQRLKKYTKLNMILKYLFKFNHEIKHVSYVKWVKQVPMKNDYEQMGKMDSITMQRDDQRQKMTQEKSGNLDSGAEEQMMNKDNKDKKEKHTIEEYLKFTWYKEHNKRREEAIISVRSINPFNLKNHNSEILCEVNGDITDIFTIFETYSSRKKASSRKETDLANGDKEEKEEDKGDQISEKKEEEKIEVKGVDATNPSATHEIRGMRMKSTNINGRNSKYFSDYAKYFSKIYSLTEEENYFIKTRMDKTCALLKYRLILLSVIIIKSNNLSNLKKMNSLSNELLTNRYKFYKHIEYHQNKLFRKRHVYVENKHYIIKKKLECLIGLEFYKSLKNSLERKKILNNFLEDLAVEISSINKHFYKYYYTDNTNIHSSNFYLDNLKNIKSLCPIIYELKNKEKFNFSNTSKVDSSVKIPTTTDAEKKIKKCEKKVGFYGSTISFFGKVIDESIGKTRIKNIAMFSYQCEKSIFNGKNLSELDDYYKNFCINIFDKEIEELDEPFKPNTEWINMLYNTFSSNKNHNNYGGNNYSEIKCFGFADRDELKAYEKKKGAKCKITILNRTLNVLQQFIDKYYKLKEDGISNGNAYNIYALFKNIYIVMIYKLMFETRAFKPLRIQQKLNLVGNKYTKLLYKKENYSKYLSYMLDKISTLYLEIEFLYRDHVFLRNISFPSDAVEILMFLHKPFSDDAYGYKLSADPNKAINEGEQNTRVYAFFVLNLLGYYPEIQKVLLEASQNVEFIYKLLDIDVIEMKKILESKEEASSENGGSSNTQKNEQKQKDSSEKNQTGIADKITKPFGTIYNYLFSRGEDEGDYNSSSVYATESMEKSKMNDIKYEINDFKWMEKEQIYSIKKLIVQHELVDYFVKGIKLMNLQSYLNDNNYLVAYKKALNEELKKKDFHHHFIKTTPPFNFDTYKVHHLLLFAFYYGFSDIIRTRRQYVNLETTINRTIDNNKSIYVYRTKSYNTFNLDPEKRGTLNKEHEEIAKLVYKYAIQYRFYHKDDINNNGGNNDSGSDDTNDSTNNRSNVFFKFNKKQKNELISMLKSKNKKAYTPRDLDEIISFIQIMVENYIFILNNYPSNFSLSKRSSFYDNFIKNVKQFFFSFNKKNNLIYIINQKDINYNMQAIKQISDKSTAINLIKSIIDFILFAATRSYNVDYAIKNVISINNNDDISLKNIPKKSCSTSNCRNRKFKEGYIFLEGPLTMYNYNKKSRKRTENYSKMNPSMEKVHYYHSLGYNPFGAHDSVNTKRIGTVSRRTNNHCKCYNKYIPVELWGYKNVDTRRCRKFVPLLKGGKMSRYTYPLGINTERKKRNMVICKNRVNTFKNIDWYNSSNTISDKKKGGTVEVRKSCSEKCNKPNWSKRGNYDSPAFYQIRNEKDMLSNHSIINKGNLSISFIPEDAGKPNYIRNGTLRNRVNNNNIIKGEEEGAPMSSEITIKETTNPIEIIKNVPYNFIENEHKNNIQSSDMLSNFLGTQMSNLYSKLKGGVFSFTFVHGFDFFLRNSLFFYRRHMISKYITYYTKMNVIQSLDMLFLIVRNVELNTSLTNTDSMKHSLFDICLCNMQNLSVSLKNILNVIDEEKLEKLLSNIIAVIHMRYTGNARFIEDLVNNINEALSKNITLKKLFGNFISYLTISSIQTVELYFHSRYKKKLLSIIITFLNKISATVSNIFGEPFFQSYVCTHLIKIGESFIQEFNAENTVYRFFMDIGEINFIDIIVSYAYNYLPKAVRDFTEK